The following are encoded together in the Phaseolus vulgaris cultivar G19833 chromosome 9, P. vulgaris v2.0, whole genome shotgun sequence genome:
- the LOC137821129 gene encoding formin-like protein 20 isoform X1: protein MALFRRFFYRKPPDHLLEISDRLYVFDCCFSKNVLEEEEYKVYIGGVVAQLQDHYPDASFMVFNFREGDRRSRISDIMSQYEMTVMEYPRQYEGCPLLPLEMIHHFLRSSESWLSLEGKQNVLLMHCERGGWPVLAFMLAALLLYRKQYNGEHKTLEMVYKQAPRELLHLLSPLNPQPSHLRYLQYISRRHLGSQWPPSETPLYLDCIIVRVLPLFDGGKGCRPLVRVYGPDPSKPSNRSSKLLSSTSMGQNQVRHYLQAECRLVKIDIRCHVQGDVVLECIHLSDDFVREEVMFRVMFHTAFVRSNILTLSRDEIDIQWDAKDQFPKDFKFEVLFLDADAVIPNLNTEDASDTECASPEAEEFYEAEEIFSNVIDAMEGKGDYDFPMVYDSVVDEGSHKEVWKEYSDPRTFLDSLLDDGIHQQVDDARYKLDKRVVLDTHAVKDIGVDYGITFMTKGVTVNAHDKLAVMQNKYDEDNNETEEGLQLLHISRPKSDKLLPTNSKPMGDSVVANQKTKHQEPHGFQANHAKLNATTRSVPSSKDSFQDSMHVSYPPSRNNSSPLTLSHVTSEKDETIDAKGKSTSSSHVSEAIVFMDTINDLKSCDGDNSKSSDTVTEIGSNSPLSSLLSVKETYLQLANQAPQQSYDQMLQLPPPPPPPPPPIFGQNRGSFMTPTHWKSVGQNNGALPPSPPTPPTANGVITSKVSLPPPPPPPPPPPPLQSTNGAPFPSPSMSPTKFKAPPPAPPPPHYPPPPLSKSTPLPPPPSSNAPPAPPPPPPLSTAPPPPPPPPSLSRASPPPPLLPPSSGAPPPPPSSSLSRAPPPPPPPNRGPPPTTMPGGTTPPPPPGGRGPPPTGMRAPLSHSPHGPLGGAHFPSPIGTDTRGRGRGLGRPTGAGAMATRKSSLKPLHWSKVTRALQGSLWDELQRRGELQITQEFDVSEIEKLFSANVAKPADSDGKSGGRRKSVGSKTDKIQLIDLRRANNTEIMLTKVKMPLPDMMAAVLAMDDSVLDVDQVENLIKFCPTKEEIELLKGYTGDKENLGKCEKYFLELMKVPRVESKLRVFSFKIQFGTQITEFKKSLHTVNSACEEVRNSFKLKEIMKKILYLGNTLNQGTARGSAVGFKLDSLLKLTDTRASNSKMTLMHFLCKVLAERFPGLLDFHLDLVSLEAATKIQLKSLAEEMQAIIRGLEKVKQELAASENDGPVTEVFRKTSKEFIAVAGSEVASVTNLYSVVGRNADALALYFGEDPARCPFEQVTATLLNFTRLFLKAHEENCKQTVLEKKKADKEAEMEKAKGINFIRKSGKDEEEEC, encoded by the exons ATGGCTCTCTTCCGAAGGTTCTTTTACCGGAAACCACCAGATCACCTCCTCGAGATCTCCGACAGACTCTATG TTTTTGATTGTTGCTTCTCCAAGAATGTGTTGGAGGAAGAGGAGTACAAGGTTTATATTGGGGGGGTTGTGGCTCAGCTTCAGGATCACTATCCGGATGCTTCTTTCATGGTGTTCAATTTCAGAGAAGGGGATAGGCGCAGTCGAATTTCAGACATAATGTCTCAGTATGAGATGACAGTTATGGAGTACCCTCGGCAATATGAGGGTTGTCCCCTTTTGCCATTGGAGATGATTCACCACTTCCTTCGGTCAAGTGAGAGCTGGTTGTCTTTGGAGGGAAAACAAAACGTGCTTTTGATGCACTGTGAAAGGGGTGGTTGGCCTGTGCTTGCGTTTATGCTAGCTGCTCTTCTGTTGTACAGGAAACAGTACAATGGGGAACACAAGACTCTTGAAATGGTGTACAAGCAAGCACCTAGAGAACTTCTCCACCTTCTATCCCCTTTGAATCCACAACCTTCTCATTTGAGATATCTTCAGTACATTTCCAGGAGGCATTTGGGTTCTCAGTGGCCTCCATCAGAAACACCCTTATATTTGGATTGCATTATTGTGAGGGTCCTTCCATTGTTTGACGGTGGAAAAGGATGCAGACCGCTTGTGCGTGTCTATGGTCCAGACCCTTCAAAACCTTCCAACAGAAGTTCTAAGCTTCTTTCCTCAACTTCAATGGGCCAAAATCAAGTTCGCCACTACTTGCAG GCAGAATGTAGGCTCGTGAAAATTGACATCCGTTGTCATGTTCAAGGGGATGTGGTTCTTGAGTGCATACATTTAAGTGATGACTTTGTTCGTGAGGAGGTGATGTTCAGAGTCATGTTTCATACTGCGTTTGTAAGGTCAAATATATTGACGCTGAGCCGTGATGAAATTGATATTCAGTGGGATGCAAAGGATCAGTTCCCCAAGGACTTCAAATTTGAG GTGCTTTTTTTGGACGCTGATGCTGTTATACCTAATCTAAACACAGAAGATGCAAGTGACACAGAATGTGCTTCACCTGAGGCTGAGGAATTCTATGAAGCAGAAGAGATCTTCAGCAATGTAATTGATGCTATGGAAGGTAAGGGAGATTACGATTTTCCAATGGTTTATGACAGTGTAGTAGATGAGGGAAGTCATAAAGAGGTCTGGAAAGAGTATTCAGATCCTCGTACTTTTCTGGATTCCCTGTTAGATGATGGGATTCACCAACAGGTTGATGATGCGAGGTACAAGCTTGACAAGAGGGTGGTTTTAGATACTCATGCTGTCAAAGATATTGGAGTGGATTATGGGATAACTTTTATGACAAAGGGAGTCACTGTGAATGCTCATGATAAATTGGCAGTTATGCAAAACAAATATGATGAAGATAACAATGAAACAGAAGAAGGGTTGCAGCTGCTTCATATTTCTAGACCAAAATCGGATAAATTACTTCCTACAAACTCAAAGCCCATGGGCGATTCAGTTGTAGCAAACCAAAAGACTAAACACCAAGAACCACATGGTTTTCAGGCAAATCATGCAAAACTCAATGCAACAACTAGGTCGGTTCCTTCTAGTAAGGATTCTTTTCAAGATTCCATGCATGTCTCATATCCACCATCAAGGAACAATAGTTCACCACTTACATTGTCACATGTTACCTCTGAAAAGGACGAAACCATTGATGCCAAAGGAAAATCTACTTCTAGTTCTCATGTCTCTGAAGCAATTGTTTTTATGGACACGATAAATGATTTGAAAAGCTGTGATGGTGATAACTCAAAATCTTCAGACACTGTAACAGAAATAGGCTCAAACTCTCCACTATCATCATTGCTGTCAGTCAAAGAGACATATCTTCAGTTAGCTAATCAAGCACCACAACAGAGCTATGATCAAATGTTACAACTTCCTCCacctccacctcctcctcctcctccaattTTTGGGCAAAATAGAGGGAGCTTTATGACTCCTACCCATTGGAAATCTGTTGGACAAAATAATGGGGCTTTACCTCCTTCTCCCCCTACTCCTCCCACTGCAAATGGTGTAATTACATCTAAAGTTTCactaccaccaccaccaccacctcctcctcctccccCTCCTTTGCAGTCTACAAATGGAGCTCCATTCCCTTCTCCCTCAATGTCTCCAACAAAGTTTAAAGCTCCTCCTCctgcaccaccaccaccacatTATCCTCCACCTCCTTTAAGTAAATCTACAccacttcctcctcctccttccAGTAATGCTCCACCAGCACCACCACCTCCTCCTCCTTTAAGTACtgctccaccaccaccacctcctccTCCTTCTCTATCCAGAGCTTCACCTCCACCACCACTTCTTCCACCATCAAGTGGAGCACCACCTCCACCACCATCTTCTTCACTGTCCAGAGCTCCACCTCCCCCACCTCCACCAAATCGTGGACCACCACCAACAACAATGCCTGGAGGCACAACTCCTCCACCACCTCCAGGTGGTCGAGGCCCACCTCCTACTGGAATGCGGGCTCCTCTTTCTCATTCTCCTCATGGACCTCTAGGTGGTGCTCATTTTCCTTCACCAATTGGAACTGATACAAGAGGGAGAGGCCGAGGACTTGGACGTCCTACAGGGGCTGGTGCCATGGCAACTCGGAAATCCTCCTTAAAGCCTCTGCATTGGAGTAAGGTAACAAGGGCATTGCAAGGAAGTTTATGGGATGAACTACAAAGACGTGGAGAACTTCAAAT AACACAAGAGTTTGACGTTTCAGAGATAGAGAAGCTTTTTTCTGCAAATGTTGCAAAACCTGCTGATTCAGATGGTAAATCTGGTGGGCGGCGCAAATCCGTTGGATCCAAAACTGACAAAATCCAATTG ATTGACCTAAGGAGGGCCAATAATACTGAAATTATGCTCACAAAGGTTAAGATGCCTCTTCCTGATATGATG GCTGCAGTACTGGCTATGGATGATTCAGTGCTAGATGTTGATCAGGTGGAAAATCTCATTAAATTTTGTCCAACCAAAGAGGAGATAGAGCTTTTAAAG GGATACACCGGTGATAAGGAGAATTTGGGGAAGTGTGAAAAG TATTTCTTGGAGCTGATGAAAGTGCCAAGAGTGGAGTCAAAACTTAGAGTATTCTCTTTCAAAATTCAGTTTGGGACTCAG ATTACAGAGTTTAAGAAGAGCTTACACACAGTAAACTCTGCTTGTGAAGAG GTCCGAAACTCATTCAAACTAAAGGAGATCATGAAGAAAATTCTTTATTTGGGTAATACATTGAACCAAGGAACAGCAAGGG GATCTGCTGTTGGATTCAAGTTAGATAGTCTCTTAAAACTAACCGACACTCGTGCTTCAAATAGTAAAATGAcactcatgcattttctttgcAAG GTCCTAGCTGAAAGGTTTCCTGGACTCCTTGATTTTCACCTTGACCTTGTTAGCTTGGAAGCAGCCACTAAG ATACAATTGAAGTCTTTAGCAGAAGAAATGCAAGCAATCATCAGGGGATTAGAAAAGGTTAAACAGGAGCTTGCTGCATCTGAAAACGATGGCCCCGTGACTGAAGTTTTTCGTAAG ACATCGAAGGAATTCATTGCTGTTGCAGGGTCAGAGGTGGCATCTGTAACAAACCTATATTCTGTGGTG GGTAGAAATGCAGATGCACTTGCCCTATATTTCGGTGAGGATCCTGCACGTTGTCCTTTCGAGCAAG TTACTGCAACTCTCTTGAATTTCACAAGGTTGTTTCTGAAGGCACATGAAGAGAATTGCAAACAAACAGTGTTAGAGAAAAAGAAAGCTGATAAAGAGGCTGAAATGGAGAAGGCTAAAGGCATTAACTTCATAAGGAAGAGtggaaaagatgaagaagaagaatgttGA
- the LOC137821129 gene encoding formin-like protein 20 isoform X2 produces MALFRRFFYRKPPDHLLEISDRLYVFDCCFSKNVLEEEEYKVYIGGVVAQLQDHYPDASFMVFNFREGDRRSRISDIMSQYEMTVMEYPRQYEGCPLLPLEMIHHFLRSSESWLSLEGKQNVLLMHCERGGWPVLAFMLAALLLYRKQYNGEHKTLEMVYKQAPRELLHLLSPLNPQPSHLRYLQYISRRHLGSQWPPSETPLYLDCIIVRVLPLFDGGKGCRPLVRVYGPDPSKPSNRSSKLLSSTSMGQNQVRHYLQAECRLVKIDIRCHVQGDVVLECIHLSDDFVREEVMFRVMFHTAFVRSNILTLSRDEIDIQWDAKDQFPKDFKFEVLFLDADAVIPNLNTEDASDTECASPEAEEFYEAEEIFSNVIDAMEGKGDYDFPMVYDSVVDEGSHKEVWKEYSDPRTFLDSLLDDGIHQQVDDARYKLDKRVVLDTHAVKDIGVDYGITFMTKGVTVNAHDKLAVMQNKYDEDNNETEEGLQLLHISRPKSDKLLPTNSKPMGDSVVANQKTKHQEPHGFQANHAKLNATTRSVPSSKDSFQDSMHVSYPPSRNNSSPLTLSHVTSEKDETIDAKGKSTSSSHVSEAIVFMDTINDLKSCDGDNSKSSDTVTEIGSNSPLSSLLSVKETYLQLANQAPQQSYDQMLQLPPPPPPPPPPIFGQNRGSFMTPTHWKSVGQNNGALPPSPPTPPTANGVITSKVSLPPPPPPPPPPPPLQSTNGAPFPSPSMSPTKFKAPPPAPPPPHYPPPPLSKSTPLPPPPSSNAPPAPPPPPPLSTAPPPPPPPPSLSRASPPPPLLPPSSGAPPPPPSSSLSRAPPPPPPPNRGPPPTTMPGGTTPPPPPGGRGPPPTGMRAPLSHSPHGPLGGAHFPSPIGTDTRGRGRGLGRPTGAGAMATRKSSLKPLHWSKVTRALQGSLWDELQRRGELQITQEFDVSEIEKLFSANVAKPADSDGKSGGRRKSVGSKTDKIQLIDLRRANNTEIMLTKVKMPLPDMMAAVLAMDDSVLDVDQVENLIKFCPTKEEIELLKGYTGDKENLGKCEKYFLELMKVPRVESKLRVFSFKIQFGTQITEFKKSLHTVNSACEEVRNSFKLKEIMKKILYLGNTLNQGTARGSAVGFKLDSLLKLTDTRASNSKMTLMHFLCKVLAERFPGLLDFHLDLVSLEAATKIQLKSLAEEMQAIIRGLEKVKQELAASENDGPVTEVFRKTSKEFIAVAGSEVASVTNLYSVVKCRCTCPIFR; encoded by the exons ATGGCTCTCTTCCGAAGGTTCTTTTACCGGAAACCACCAGATCACCTCCTCGAGATCTCCGACAGACTCTATG TTTTTGATTGTTGCTTCTCCAAGAATGTGTTGGAGGAAGAGGAGTACAAGGTTTATATTGGGGGGGTTGTGGCTCAGCTTCAGGATCACTATCCGGATGCTTCTTTCATGGTGTTCAATTTCAGAGAAGGGGATAGGCGCAGTCGAATTTCAGACATAATGTCTCAGTATGAGATGACAGTTATGGAGTACCCTCGGCAATATGAGGGTTGTCCCCTTTTGCCATTGGAGATGATTCACCACTTCCTTCGGTCAAGTGAGAGCTGGTTGTCTTTGGAGGGAAAACAAAACGTGCTTTTGATGCACTGTGAAAGGGGTGGTTGGCCTGTGCTTGCGTTTATGCTAGCTGCTCTTCTGTTGTACAGGAAACAGTACAATGGGGAACACAAGACTCTTGAAATGGTGTACAAGCAAGCACCTAGAGAACTTCTCCACCTTCTATCCCCTTTGAATCCACAACCTTCTCATTTGAGATATCTTCAGTACATTTCCAGGAGGCATTTGGGTTCTCAGTGGCCTCCATCAGAAACACCCTTATATTTGGATTGCATTATTGTGAGGGTCCTTCCATTGTTTGACGGTGGAAAAGGATGCAGACCGCTTGTGCGTGTCTATGGTCCAGACCCTTCAAAACCTTCCAACAGAAGTTCTAAGCTTCTTTCCTCAACTTCAATGGGCCAAAATCAAGTTCGCCACTACTTGCAG GCAGAATGTAGGCTCGTGAAAATTGACATCCGTTGTCATGTTCAAGGGGATGTGGTTCTTGAGTGCATACATTTAAGTGATGACTTTGTTCGTGAGGAGGTGATGTTCAGAGTCATGTTTCATACTGCGTTTGTAAGGTCAAATATATTGACGCTGAGCCGTGATGAAATTGATATTCAGTGGGATGCAAAGGATCAGTTCCCCAAGGACTTCAAATTTGAG GTGCTTTTTTTGGACGCTGATGCTGTTATACCTAATCTAAACACAGAAGATGCAAGTGACACAGAATGTGCTTCACCTGAGGCTGAGGAATTCTATGAAGCAGAAGAGATCTTCAGCAATGTAATTGATGCTATGGAAGGTAAGGGAGATTACGATTTTCCAATGGTTTATGACAGTGTAGTAGATGAGGGAAGTCATAAAGAGGTCTGGAAAGAGTATTCAGATCCTCGTACTTTTCTGGATTCCCTGTTAGATGATGGGATTCACCAACAGGTTGATGATGCGAGGTACAAGCTTGACAAGAGGGTGGTTTTAGATACTCATGCTGTCAAAGATATTGGAGTGGATTATGGGATAACTTTTATGACAAAGGGAGTCACTGTGAATGCTCATGATAAATTGGCAGTTATGCAAAACAAATATGATGAAGATAACAATGAAACAGAAGAAGGGTTGCAGCTGCTTCATATTTCTAGACCAAAATCGGATAAATTACTTCCTACAAACTCAAAGCCCATGGGCGATTCAGTTGTAGCAAACCAAAAGACTAAACACCAAGAACCACATGGTTTTCAGGCAAATCATGCAAAACTCAATGCAACAACTAGGTCGGTTCCTTCTAGTAAGGATTCTTTTCAAGATTCCATGCATGTCTCATATCCACCATCAAGGAACAATAGTTCACCACTTACATTGTCACATGTTACCTCTGAAAAGGACGAAACCATTGATGCCAAAGGAAAATCTACTTCTAGTTCTCATGTCTCTGAAGCAATTGTTTTTATGGACACGATAAATGATTTGAAAAGCTGTGATGGTGATAACTCAAAATCTTCAGACACTGTAACAGAAATAGGCTCAAACTCTCCACTATCATCATTGCTGTCAGTCAAAGAGACATATCTTCAGTTAGCTAATCAAGCACCACAACAGAGCTATGATCAAATGTTACAACTTCCTCCacctccacctcctcctcctcctccaattTTTGGGCAAAATAGAGGGAGCTTTATGACTCCTACCCATTGGAAATCTGTTGGACAAAATAATGGGGCTTTACCTCCTTCTCCCCCTACTCCTCCCACTGCAAATGGTGTAATTACATCTAAAGTTTCactaccaccaccaccaccacctcctcctcctccccCTCCTTTGCAGTCTACAAATGGAGCTCCATTCCCTTCTCCCTCAATGTCTCCAACAAAGTTTAAAGCTCCTCCTCctgcaccaccaccaccacatTATCCTCCACCTCCTTTAAGTAAATCTACAccacttcctcctcctccttccAGTAATGCTCCACCAGCACCACCACCTCCTCCTCCTTTAAGTACtgctccaccaccaccacctcctccTCCTTCTCTATCCAGAGCTTCACCTCCACCACCACTTCTTCCACCATCAAGTGGAGCACCACCTCCACCACCATCTTCTTCACTGTCCAGAGCTCCACCTCCCCCACCTCCACCAAATCGTGGACCACCACCAACAACAATGCCTGGAGGCACAACTCCTCCACCACCTCCAGGTGGTCGAGGCCCACCTCCTACTGGAATGCGGGCTCCTCTTTCTCATTCTCCTCATGGACCTCTAGGTGGTGCTCATTTTCCTTCACCAATTGGAACTGATACAAGAGGGAGAGGCCGAGGACTTGGACGTCCTACAGGGGCTGGTGCCATGGCAACTCGGAAATCCTCCTTAAAGCCTCTGCATTGGAGTAAGGTAACAAGGGCATTGCAAGGAAGTTTATGGGATGAACTACAAAGACGTGGAGAACTTCAAAT AACACAAGAGTTTGACGTTTCAGAGATAGAGAAGCTTTTTTCTGCAAATGTTGCAAAACCTGCTGATTCAGATGGTAAATCTGGTGGGCGGCGCAAATCCGTTGGATCCAAAACTGACAAAATCCAATTG ATTGACCTAAGGAGGGCCAATAATACTGAAATTATGCTCACAAAGGTTAAGATGCCTCTTCCTGATATGATG GCTGCAGTACTGGCTATGGATGATTCAGTGCTAGATGTTGATCAGGTGGAAAATCTCATTAAATTTTGTCCAACCAAAGAGGAGATAGAGCTTTTAAAG GGATACACCGGTGATAAGGAGAATTTGGGGAAGTGTGAAAAG TATTTCTTGGAGCTGATGAAAGTGCCAAGAGTGGAGTCAAAACTTAGAGTATTCTCTTTCAAAATTCAGTTTGGGACTCAG ATTACAGAGTTTAAGAAGAGCTTACACACAGTAAACTCTGCTTGTGAAGAG GTCCGAAACTCATTCAAACTAAAGGAGATCATGAAGAAAATTCTTTATTTGGGTAATACATTGAACCAAGGAACAGCAAGGG GATCTGCTGTTGGATTCAAGTTAGATAGTCTCTTAAAACTAACCGACACTCGTGCTTCAAATAGTAAAATGAcactcatgcattttctttgcAAG GTCCTAGCTGAAAGGTTTCCTGGACTCCTTGATTTTCACCTTGACCTTGTTAGCTTGGAAGCAGCCACTAAG ATACAATTGAAGTCTTTAGCAGAAGAAATGCAAGCAATCATCAGGGGATTAGAAAAGGTTAAACAGGAGCTTGCTGCATCTGAAAACGATGGCCCCGTGACTGAAGTTTTTCGTAAG ACATCGAAGGAATTCATTGCTGTTGCAGGGTCAGAGGTGGCATCTGTAACAAACCTATATTCTGTGGTG AAATGCAGATGCACTTGCCCTATATTTCGGTGA